From Acidobacteriota bacterium, a single genomic window includes:
- a CDS encoding heme-binding protein: protein MRSRTLFAALIASALIVGAAPAAEAVEERPILTAAATRTMIDACIARAEAEGWLMHIAVTDNHGNLKAYHRMDDAQFLSQDIAIGKARSSAVSPRSTLQWGEMAFSGGAPGAAAFVPGIIYFEGGLPIMTAGGYHVGGIGVSGDTGANDAICAQAGIDAAADELQ, encoded by the coding sequence ATGCGTTCTCGTACTCTGTTCGCAGCCCTGATCGCGTCCGCTCTGATCGTCGGTGCGGCTCCCGCCGCCGAGGCCGTCGAGGAACGGCCCATTCTCACCGCCGCCGCCACGCGGACGATGATCGACGCCTGCATCGCCAGGGCCGAAGCCGAGGGCTGGCTGATGCACATCGCCGTCACCGACAACCACGGCAACCTGAAGGCCTACCACCGGATGGACGACGCGCAGTTCCTGTCGCAGGACATCGCGATCGGCAAGGCGCGCAGCTCCGCCGTCAGCCCGCGTTCGACGCTGCAGTGGGGCGAGATGGCGTTCAGCGGGGGCGCCCCCGGCGCCGCGGCCTTCGTGCCGGGCATCATCTACTTCGAGGGCGGCCTGCCGATCATGACGGCCGGCGGCTACCACGTCGGCGGCATCGGCGTCAGCGGCGACACCGGCGCCAACGACGCCATCTGCGCGCAGGCGGGGATCGACGCGGCGGCGGACGAACTGCAGTAG
- a CDS encoding DUF1080 domain-containing protein: MTRSALPLALLFVIPALLAAAAQERDELPPPEKTEVWEPEPAVVHPGGHAKAPSDAVVLFDGADLSKWTGRNGAAEWTVADGAMTVKPGTGSISTRDSFGDVQLHVEWRTPTEIVGESQGRGNSGVFLMERYEVQVLDSYENRSYSNGQAASIYKQHIPLVNASRAPGEWQTYDIVFMAPRFRSDGSLERPATMTVLHNGVLVQNHVEIAGPTVFRGSPRYEAHAPKAPIQLQDHRNFVSYRNIWVREL, from the coding sequence ATGACCCGATCCGCCCTGCCGCTCGCGCTGCTGTTCGTGATTCCCGCGCTGCTCGCCGCCGCGGCCCAGGAGCGCGACGAGTTGCCGCCCCCCGAGAAGACCGAGGTCTGGGAGCCGGAGCCGGCCGTCGTTCATCCGGGCGGCCACGCCAAGGCGCCGTCCGACGCCGTCGTGCTGTTCGACGGCGCGGACCTCTCGAAGTGGACCGGTCGCAACGGTGCGGCCGAATGGACGGTGGCGGACGGGGCGATGACCGTGAAGCCGGGCACCGGTTCCATCTCCACGCGCGACAGCTTCGGCGACGTGCAGCTCCATGTCGAGTGGCGCACCCCGACCGAGATCGTCGGCGAGAGCCAGGGCCGCGGCAACAGCGGCGTCTTCCTGATGGAGCGCTACGAGGTACAGGTGCTCGACTCGTACGAGAACCGCAGCTACTCGAACGGGCAGGCGGCCAGCATCTACAAGCAGCACATCCCGCTCGTGAACGCCTCGCGGGCGCCCGGCGAATGGCAGACCTACGACATCGTCTTCATGGCGCCGCGCTTCCGGAGCGACGGCAGCCTGGAGCGCCCGGCGACGATGACGGTGCTGCACAACGGCGTCCTGGTCCAGAACCACGTGGAGATAGCGGGACCGACCGTCTTCCGCGGGTCGCCGCGCTACGAGGCGCACGCCCCGAAGGCGCCGATCCAGCTTCAGGATCACCGCAACTTCGTCAGCTATCGCAACATCTGGGTCCGGGAGCTCTAG